A genome region from Flavobacterium sp. CFS9 includes the following:
- a CDS encoding ATP-binding protein, whose translation MKVYLKRAVIEEFNRKIILNKVLILLGARRVGKTALIINYLKDIPANSYLQLNGEDINDINLLKERSVNNYKRLLKGIDLLVIDEAQNVPEIGLILKLIVDTIEGIKIIATGSSMFDLSNKLGEPLVGRKNTIYLFPLAQLEFSETENYKETLEKLEEKLLFGGYPELIQYDNWEDKKEYLFEIINSYLLKDILVFEGIKHADKIYDLLRLVAYQVGKEVSIQELANQLQLSKNTVANYLDLLSKVFILFKVEGFSRNLRKEIVKSSRWYFYDNGIRNAVINNFNTLALRNDVGDLWENYLAYERIKKQHYFKIKTNNYFWRTYDQQEMDWLEEIGDQLNGFEFKWNENKKAKIPTAFAKAYPEAAFEVINKSNYLDFIS comes from the coding sequence ATGAAAGTCTATCTAAAAAGAGCAGTCATAGAGGAATTTAATCGAAAAATAATTCTAAACAAAGTTTTAATCTTATTAGGAGCAAGACGTGTTGGAAAAACAGCGCTCATTATTAATTATTTGAAAGATATACCAGCAAATAGTTATTTACAGCTTAATGGAGAAGATATAAATGATATTAACCTGCTTAAAGAACGCTCTGTTAATAACTATAAAAGACTTCTGAAAGGTATTGATTTACTGGTAATTGATGAAGCTCAAAATGTTCCTGAAATAGGTCTGATACTAAAACTAATTGTTGATACAATAGAAGGGATAAAGATTATTGCTACGGGATCTTCAATGTTTGATTTAAGTAATAAATTAGGAGAACCTTTAGTAGGAAGGAAGAATACAATTTACTTGTTTCCATTGGCACAGCTTGAGTTTTCTGAAACGGAAAATTATAAAGAAACACTTGAAAAATTAGAAGAAAAGTTGCTTTTTGGAGGTTATCCGGAATTGATTCAATATGATAATTGGGAAGATAAAAAGGAATATTTATTTGAAATTATTAATTCGTATTTATTAAAAGATATTTTAGTTTTTGAAGGAATAAAACATGCAGATAAAATTTATGATTTACTTCGTTTAGTTGCTTATCAGGTTGGAAAAGAAGTTTCTATTCAAGAGTTAGCCAATCAATTGCAATTGTCTAAAAATACAGTCGCAAATTATTTAGATTTACTTTCAAAAGTGTTTATTCTTTTTAAAGTAGAAGGATTTAGCAGAAATTTACGCAAAGAAATTGTAAAGTCAAGCCGCTGGTATTTTTATGATAATGGTATCAGAAATGCTGTTATTAACAATTTTAATACTCTGGCTTTAAGAAATGATGTTGGAGATCTATGGGAGAATTATTTAGCTTACGAGCGAATTAAAAAACAGCATTATTTTAAAATTAAAACCAATAATTATTTCTGGAGAACTTATGACCAGCAAGAGATGGATTGGCTGGAAGAAATAGGAGATCAATTGAACGGTTTTGAATTTAAGTGGAACGAAAATAAAAAAGCAAAAATCCCAACAGCCTTCGCAAAAGCTTATCCTGAAGCTGCTTTTGAAGTGATTAATAAGAGTAATTATTTAGATTTTATAAGTTAG
- the rpiB gene encoding ribose 5-phosphate isomerase B has product MKISIGNDHAGPDYKKAIVAMLEAKGYEVTNYGTDTEASVDYPDFGHPVASDVSEGKADFGIVICGSGNGIAMTANKHPKVRAGLCWTKEIAYLTRLHNDANIVSIPARFTSIPQAVEIVETFLTTEFEGGRHQNRVSKIACQ; this is encoded by the coding sequence ATGAAAATTTCGATAGGAAATGACCACGCAGGACCGGATTACAAAAAAGCAATTGTTGCAATGCTGGAGGCGAAAGGATATGAAGTAACGAATTACGGAACTGATACAGAAGCTTCTGTTGATTATCCCGATTTTGGACACCCGGTTGCAAGTGATGTATCTGAAGGTAAAGCTGATTTTGGAATTGTAATCTGCGGCAGTGGAAACGGAATTGCAATGACGGCTAACAAACATCCAAAAGTGAGAGCTGGTTTGTGCTGGACTAAAGAAATTGCTTATTTAACACGTTTACACAACGATGCTAATATTGTAAGTATTCCAGCTCGTTTTACTTCTATTCCTCAAGCAGTTGAAATTGTTGAAACCTTTTTAACAACTGAATTTGAAGGAGGAAGACATCAAAACAGAGTGAGTAAAATAGCTTGTCAGTAA